A portion of the Punica granatum isolate Tunisia-2019 chromosome 7, ASM765513v2, whole genome shotgun sequence genome contains these proteins:
- the LOC116213349 gene encoding ultraviolet-B receptor UVR8: MADRNRLALFDDLPSHLILEILSCGRLSVTDLVYVELTSKVFGGSHGLYPHKFRSLVEFAAFQLCRSHPLYAPMSLKSKKEIFDRCDGNWKRLLRFLQSVEQSSDMVVTPAGNMQVTTGRYHTLLLHESSVYSCGSCLSGVLGHSAEITQCVAFTPISFPYPAHVLQVSASHNHAAFVMQSGEVFTCGDNSSYCCGHRDTARPIFKPRLVEALKDVPCKQVASGLSFTVFLTRQGQVYSCGSNTYGQLGHGDTLERPTPKVLEQFKSMGPIVQVAAGPSYVLAVAESGTVYSFGSGQNFCLGHGEQHNEFQPRQILSFRRRGIHVVRVSAGDEHAVALDSNGLVYTWGKGYCGALGHGDEIDKTTPELIDTLKSHIAVQVCARKRKTFVLIEHGFVYGFGWMGFGSLGFPDRGASDKVLRPRVLECLRSHRISQISTGLYHTIAITATGRMFGFGDNERAQLGHDMLRGCLEPTEIFIQQMEEDDTGMVTETA, translated from the exons ATGGCGGACAGAAATAGGTTGGCTTTGTTCGATGATTTGCCCTCGCATTTGATTTTAGAAATTCTGAGCTGCGGCCGGCTCAGTGTGACAGACCTCGTGTACGTAGAGTTGACTTCGAAGGTTTTCGGGGGTAGCCATGGGTTGTATCCCCATAAATTCCGGTCCTTGGTCGAGTTTGCAGCATTTCAGCTTTGTAGGTCTCATCCTTTATATGCACCTATGAGTTTAAAATCCAAGAAAGAGATCTTTGACCGCTGCGATGGCAATTGGAAAAGACTTCTGAGGTTCCTGCAATCTGTGGAGCAATCATCTGACATGGTCGTGACCCCAGCAGGCAAT ATGCAGGTTACAACTGGGAGATATCATACTTTGCTACTTCACGAATCATCTGTGTATTCTTGCGGATCTTGTTTGTCAGGTGTACTCGGTCATAGTGCTGAAATAACACAATGTGTAGCATTCACCCCAATTAGTTTTCCATACCCAGCTCATGTATTGCAAGTGTCGGCCTCCCACAATCATGCCGCTTTCGTCATGCAATCTGGAGAG GTTTTTACTTGTGGGGACAATTCATCCTACTGTTGTGGACATAGAGATACGGCAAGACCCATTTTTAAACCTAGGCTTGTTGAGGCATTGAAGGATGTTCCTTGCAAGCAG GTTGCTTCGGGACTCAGTTTTACAGTCTTTCTCACGAGACAAGGCCAAGTATATTCATGTGGGAGCAACACGTACGGCCAACTAGGTCATGGAGACACTTTGGAGAGGCCCACGCCCAAAGTGCTCGAACAATTCAAGTCCATGGGCCCTATAGTGCAGGTTGCTGCTGGCCCGAGTTATGTCTTGGCTGTAGCAGAGAGCGGCACAGTCTACTCCTTCGGGTCAGGGCAGAACTTCTGTCTTGGCCATGGAGAACAGCACAATGAGTTCCAACCACGTCAGATTCTGTCATTCCGGAGGAGGGGGATCCATGTAGTTCGCGTTTCTGCTGGGGACGAGCATGCAGTGGCACTGGACTCTAATGGACTG GTCTATACGTGGGGAAAAGGTTATTGTGGTGCATTAGGGCATGGAGATGAGATTGATAAAACGACTCCAGAGCTCATAGATACCCTCAAGAGCCACATCGCCGTGCAG GTCTGTGCTAGAAAGAGGAAAACCTTTGTTCTCATCGAGCATGGCTTTGTCTATGGCTTCGGATGGATGGGCTTTGGTAGCTTGGGGTTTCCGGACAGAGGAGCATCAGACAAAGTCTTGAGGCCGAGGGTCCTCGAGTGCTTGAGAAGCCACCGCATTTCCCAGATCAGCACGGGGCTTTATCACACCATCGCAATAACAGCCACGGGAAGGATGTTTGGGTTTGGAGACAACGAGAGGGCACAGCTCGGGCACGATATGCTGAGAGGGTGCTTGGAACCGACCGAGATATTCATCCAGCAGATGGAGGAGGATGACACGGGCATGGTCACAGAAACTGCATGA
- the LOC116213351 gene encoding stem-specific protein TSJT1-like, producing MLAIFHKAFVHPPEELNSPASQSSPRRPKLPDETLKEFLSHHPQNTFSMSFGDAAVLAYVRPENHFSHQQRLFCGFDDIYCLFMGSLNNLCSLNRQYGLGKGSNEAMFVIEAYRTLRDRGPYPADQVVKDLDGSFAFTVYDSKVGSVFTALGSDGGVKLYWGIAADGSVVICDDKEVIKAGCAKSYAPFPTGCMFHSEAGLMSFEHPMNKMKAMPRVDSEGVMCGASFKVDVYTRVNSIPRRGSEANWMDWDEH from the exons ATGTTGGCCATATTTCACAAGGCGTTTGTGCATCCGCCGGAGGAGCTGAACAGCCCGGCCTCCCAGAGCAGCCCGAGGCGGCCCAAGCTGCCGGACGAGACCCTCAAGGAGTTCCTGTCCCACCATCCCCAGAACACTTTCTCCATGAGCTTCGGGGATGCCGCCGTGCTCGCTTATGTTCGACCGGAGAACCACTTCTCCCACCAGCAGAG GCTGTTCTGTGGATTTGATGACATATACTGCCTGTTCATGGGGAGCTTGAACAACCTCTGCTCTCTTAATCGACAGTACGGGCTGGGCAAGGGCAGCAATGAGGCCATGTTCGTGATCGAGGCCTACCGCACTCTCCGGGACCGGGGCCCCTACCCGGCTGATCAGGTGGTCAAGGATCTCGATGGCAGCTTCGCCTTTACTGTCTATGACAGCAAAGTCGGGAGCGTCTTTACTGCTCTG GGTTCTGATGGTGGAGTGAAGCTGTATTGGGGAATTGCAGCTGATGGCTCGGTCGTAATATGCGATGATAAAGAGGTCATCAAAGCAGGCTGTGCGAAATCTTATGCACCCTTCCCAACAG GGTGCATGTTCCACAGTGAGGCAGGGCTGATGAGCTTTGAGCACCCGATGAACAAGATGAAGGCGATGCCTCGGGTGGACAGCGAGGGCGTGATGTGTGGGGCCAGCTTTAAGGTCGATGTCTACACCCGTGTCAACAGCATTCCTCGCAGGGGGAGCGAGGCCAACTGGATGGACTGGGACGAGCATTGA
- the LOC116215209 gene encoding choline transporter protein 1, with the protein MRGPLGPVIGRYPSSDGSTQLGGVIRHNRKCRDVAFLVIFIAFWVAMIVNSSFGFNQGNPLRLTYGLDYKGNVCGDKHANPGLRELELRYWLNPNQVYQSGLKDSQFSLSNARSICLLDCPMPSDDGLNWVCDYPEGEIRLSMDDWIDRNYDYFEFLTPEMRNTSLQLQGPCYPVIFPSVNVYWNCQFIARASNMSLRHWQQMGGVNINEGIVIDKSIHRSINARSSVLKRYMADVGKSWPVLIVCGGLLPLLLSIVWLLLIRHFVAAMPWITVAVFNVLIISVTMFYFLKAGWIGHDAISPIIGEHDPYYRVSARELHHLRAVTVLMTFIMIVSVLASIAIVRRILMATSVLKVAAKVIGEVQALIIFPIMPYIVLAIFYMFWLSATLHLFSSGRVLQNNCSSNCCAYDLALKKVNCDRCCGYSVHYTPHIAVAIFFHLFGCYWATQFVIGCSATIIAGSVASYYWARGETSTEVPFLPVFASMKRLIRYSLGSIVLGSLVVSFVESVRFILESARRKLKVSSSTPDGFFGKLVFHSSRFFLTCIECTIKSVSRNAYIMIAITGKSFCGASAIATELIFNNILRIGKVNVIGDVILSLGKLCISLSSALFAFLMLDAHKYKSSHHKISSPLLPVLACWGLGYVVATLFFAVVEMSIDTIILSFCQDSEEHQGNAQYAPPLLIETLNDQNEMQRLTQGPN; encoded by the exons ATGAGGGGTCCTCTCGGGCCAGTGATTGGGAGGTACCCATCAAGCGATGGGAGCACCCAGCTGGGAGGTGTGATTAGGCACAACAGGAAATGCAGGGATGTTGCGTTTCTTGTGATCTTCATTGCCTTCTGGGTCGCAATGATTGTTAACTCGAGCTTCGGTTTTAACCAGGGGAACCCCTTAAG GCTTACTTATGGATTAGACTACAAAGGAAATGTATGTGGAGACAAGCATGCGAATCCTGGCCTCAGGGAGCTCGAACTCAGATATTGGTTGAACCCTAATCAAGTGTACCAGAGCGGCTTAAAGGACAGCCAATTCAGCCTTTCCAATGCCCGGAGTATTTGTTTGTTGGACTGCCCGATGCCATCAGATGATGGACTCAACTGGGTCTGTGATTATCCTGAGGGAGAAATTCGCCTCTCAATGGATGATTGGATTGATCGGAATTATGACTACTTTGAGTTCCTCACTCCAGAGATGCGAAACACCTCTCTTCAACTTCAGGGCCCTTGTTACCCTGTCATATTTCCAAGTGTTAATG TTTATTGGAACTGCCAATTTATTGCACGTGCATCCAATATGTCTTTGCGCCATTGGCAACAGATGGGTGGAGTGAACATCAACGAGGGCATCGTTATAGACAAATCTATTCACCGGTCAATTAATGCCCGATCGTCCGTCTTAAAG AGGTACATGGCTGATGTTGGAAAGTCGTGGCCAGTGCTGATTGTATGTGGGGGACTGCTTCCTCTCCTCTTGTCAATTGTTTGGCTGCTACTCATTCGACATTTTGTCGCTGCAATGCCCTGGATCACTGTTGCTGTATTCAATGTCCTTATCATATCAGTCAcaatgttttattttctaaaag CTGGATGGATTGGACATGATGCTATATCCCCAATCATTGGTGAGCATGATCCATATTATCGTGTATCAGCAAGG GAGCTCCATCACCTTCGTGCTGTCACTGTTCTCATGACATTTATTATGATCGTCTCTGTCCTCGCATCCATTGCCATTGTCCGCCGCATCCTAATGGCGACATCTGTCCTCAAG GTTGCTGCAAAGGTTATTGGAGAAGTTCAAGCATTAATAATCTTTCCAATCATGCCCTATATTGTCCTGGCAATCTTCTACATGTTCTGGTTATCAGCCACTCTGCACCTGTTCAGTTCAGGTCGGGTTCTCCAAAACAACTGCAGTTCCAATTGCTGTGCTTACGATCTAGCCCTTAAGAAGGTCAACTGCGATCGCTGCTGTGGCTACAGCGTTCACTATACCCCTCATATCGCCGTTGCCATATTTTTCCACCTGTTTGGATGTTATTGGGCTACGCAGTTCGTCATAGGTTGCTCTGCTACGATTATTGCTGGCTCCGTGGCTTCATATTACTGGGCTCGGGGTGAAACTTCA ACAGAAGTACCTTTTCTTCCAGTATTTGCCTCGATGAAGCGGCTGATTAGATATAGCCTCGGGTCCATAGTTCTTGGTTCTCTTGTTGTTTCATTCGTGGAATCGGTCCGCTTCATACTCGAATCGGCTCGTCGTAAACTGAAAGTCTCCAGCTCCACACCTGATGGATTTTTCGGGAAGTTGGTGTTTCATTCTTCTCGGTTTTTCTTAACCTGCATCGAGTGTACCATCAAGTCAGTCAGCCGCAATGCCTACATTATG ATTGCTATAACCGGGAAAAGCTTCTGTGGAGCATCAGCGATAGCGACTGAACTGATCTTTAATAACATCCTCCGAATAGGGAAGGTCAATGTTATTGGAGACGTTATTCTTTCCCTTGGGAAACTCTGTATCAGCCTCTCAAGCGCCCTCTTCGCCTTCCTCATGTTGGATGCCCACAAATACAAATCTTCCCACCACAAAATCTCCTCTCCGCTCCTTCCCGTATTG GCTTGTTGGGGCCTCGGTTATGTCGTCGCCACGCTCTTCTTCGCTGTCGTGGAGATGTCGATCGATACGATCATTCTTTCTTTCTGTCAGGACTCAGAAGAGCACCAAGGGAATGCCCAGTATGCCCCTCCGCTCCTCATCGAGACCCTCAACGACCAAAACGAGATGCAGAGACTCACTCAGGGACCCAACTAA